The sequence below is a genomic window from Flavobacterium sediminilitoris.
TGTAGCAACAGTTTTAAATCAGGTTGCAGGTGTTGAAATCAATGGAAATCAAACAGGTAACGGAATGAATGTTGAGTACTACATTCGTGGAGGAAGAAGTCGTCAAGTTTTAATCATGATAGATGGCGTTCCTGTTACAGATGCTTCGGGTTCAAGTATGACCTATGATTTAAGATTATTACCAGTAGATCAAGTAGATAGTATTGAGGTTATGAAAGGATCATCAAGTACGCTTTATGGTTCAAATGCTGGAACAGCAGTGATAAATATTACGTTAAAAAAAGCAAGAAAGGAAAATATTTCTGGAGGAGCTTATTTTAATTTGGGAACAATGAATTCTGTAAAAGATGATAAAACTTCTGCTCAAGATTTTAATCAAGGTTTTTCATTTAGTGCAGGTTCAAAAAAGCTAACATCATATACTTCATTTAATAGTACAGAAACTACAGGTTTGAGTGAAGCTTTAGGAGAAAATTTTGAAATCGATCATTTTTCTAGAGTAAATGCTTTACAAAAAATAGGATATCAATTGACTGATAAATTAAGTATTTCTTCATTTTTTGGATATGATAAAATAAAGAATAAATATGATTCAGGTTCGTTTGCAGATGAAGACAAAAATTCATTTTTAAGTGAGCAATTCAGAACAGGCTTGAATTCTATATATAAATATAACAAAGGTGAATTACACATAAATAGTAGTTTTTCAAATTTAGAGAGATTATATAATAGTTATACAGCATATAATTCAACATTAAATAATTATGATTATAAATCACGTCATTTTAATGCTGATATTTTTAATAAATATGTAATTAATAAGCAATTATTTTTTGTTCTAGGAGGTCAGTTTCAATTTATGGATATGAATAATGTAACAACTCCTTCGTCTATTTATACAGTAAATGTTTTAAATAAGAACACTAAATTTAACATGATAGATCCTTATACAACATTTGTATATAATTCTGATTTTGGATTAAATGTTAATGTAGGAGCGCGTTTAAATATGCATAATGTTTATGGTGAAAATCTAACTTATAATATTAATCCATCTTATAAAATTAAAAATTTACCAGTTCGTATTCTCTCATCATTAAGTACAGCATTTATTACACCTTCTTTGTATCAATTGTTTTCTCAATATGGAAATTCAGAATTAAAACCAGAAGAAAATACAACAGTAGAAGTAGGCTTTGAAACGGAATTACTAAATAAAAAAGTAGTTATTAATGCAGTAGGTTTTTATAGAGAATCAAAAAACAGAGTAGATTTTTATACAAATCCGGTCACTTTTACTTCAAATTATATTAATAACGATTTGTTAGTAAACACAAAAGGTATTGAGACTAATGTTACAATTTTTCCAATAAAAAATGTACAATTGACAGGGAATTATACATACTTGCAATTTTCGGAAGAAGAAAATATTAGACTACCTAAGCATAAAGCTAATGCATCAATTGGTGTGAATTTTACAAAAAGAATTCAGTGGAATGCACAATATCAGTATGTAGACCAAAGAGCAGATAGATATTATGATAGTGCTACTTTTTCTTCTAAAAATGTAGTTTTAAGCTCTTACCAATTAGTTCATACAAATATATCTTTTGATATTTTACCAAATAGACTTTCTGTTTTTGGAGCTGTAAACAACTTATTTAATGATGATTTTGTTGAAGTGAGTGGATTTACAACAAGAGGAAGAAATTTCAAATTAGGTTTAAATCTTCAATTTTAAAGATTAATATAAAACGCTTCTTTATTACAAAGAGGCGTTTCTGTTTTTATTTTCAAATTAGTTAAGAATACTTTCTTTATCGTTTTAAAAAGATTAGTGATTTTATGAAATTCATATTCGTTTTATTCATTTTTATCTATACTTCTATTGCTTTTTCGCAACAAGATTCTGTTGTGAAATTGAAAGAGGTAGTCTTAATCGATAGTAAATTGAAGACCTTTTCTTTGGCTCATTCTATATTTAATTTATCAGATAGTATTATACAGCGGAACAACACATCATTAACAGATCTTTTACGAAATAATACCACAATTTATTTTAAAGAAAATGGAAAAGGAATGGTGTCTTCTCCTTCGTTTAGAGGAACAACTGCTCAACAAACGGCTGTAATTTGGAACGGTATTAATATTAATTCACAATTTAACGGTCAAACAGATTTTAACACTATAAATAGTTTCGATTTTAACTCTATTTCAGTTAGAACAGGTGGTGGAAGTGTGATTTATGGAAGTGGAGCAATTGGCGGTACAATTCATCTAAATTCCTATTTAAATTTTGAAGATAGAATATCAAATACATTGCGTTTAAATTATGGAAGTTATTCTACTCTTGGATTACATTACAAATTAGATGTTGGATCAGATAAGATTTCAGCGAATATAAATTTTTCAAGAAATGAATCGGAAAATGACTATGAATATATTGGATACAATAAAAAGAATGAGAATGGGAACTATCAAAATAATAGCTTTAATAGTTTATTTGGGTATAAAATAAATGAGAAAAATGTACTAAAATTTGCAACTCATTTTTTTGATGGAGAACGTTTTTTTTCAGGAACAATAGCATCACCTTCAAAGAGTAAATATCAAGATTTTAATACTAGAAATTTAATAGAATGGAAATTTGAAAATAATGCTATAATTTCTACTACTCAATTTGCATTTTTAACTGAAAAATATAAATATTTTGAAAATAAAAATAGTGATTTATTTTCCTTTGGAGAAGCAAAAAACGCTGTTTTTAAATATGATTTAGTGTATAAAGTGTCTTCTAAAATAAAGATTAATCCAATTGTTAGTCATACACAAAGCACAGGAAAAGGAACAAATGTTTTAAAAATTAATAGAGACATTACATCATTTAGTTTTTTACTAACTCATAAAATAGATAAGAAACTAGATTATGAAGCAAGCGTTAGGACAGAAATAACCTCTAATTATGAAAGTCCTATACTGTACTCAATAGGAGTGAAATATAATCCTTCTTCTTTTTATAGTCTTGCTATTAATTCTTCTAAAAATTTTAGAATTCCTTCATTCAATGATTTGTATTGGGAAGGATTAGGTAATCCCAACTTAAAGCCAGAACACTCTTTACAATATGAACTTAATAACATATTTAAAATTAAAGAAATTGAAATTAAACTTTCTCCATTTTATACTAAATTAAAAGATATGTTACGATGGGTTCCAAATGCATCGGGAGTTTGGCAACCCATAAATACAGATAAAGTGAAAATTTATGGAGTAGAAACAGCATTGACTTGGATGAAAAAAACAAGAATTGGTTTGTTTCAATTCAATGGGAATTATGCATACACAGAATCTATAAATGAACAAACAGATAAACAACTTATTTATGTTCCTTATCATAAACTTAGTACGGGTTTAACATTAAATGTAAAATCAATTAACCTGAATTATAATTATGTTTTTAATGGAAAAGTATTTACATCTTCGGATAATTTTTATACTCTAAAAGAATATGGATTATCGAATGCTTCTTTAGATTATACAATGGGTACAAAAATTAAAGGAATAATTTCTTTTCAAGTTTTAAACTTAGAAAATAAACCATATCAAAATGTACTTTCAAGACCAATGCCAGGTCGAAATTATACAATAAACTTAACCCTTAACTTTTAAATAATATGAAATTAAAAAAACTGTATTTATTAGGATTTTTATTAACAGCATTATTCTTCTCTTGTAGTAGTGACGATGAGTTAAGAGACGAACCTCTAGGTGCTTATGATAATGGAATAATAATTCTGAATGAAGGAAATTTCAATACAGATAATAGTGAAATTACTTATCTATCAAACGACCTTTCTACATTAAGAAATAATGTTTTCAATACGATAAATTCAACTCTTACATTAGGAGATACAGGACAAAGTATTGGATTTTATAATGAATTAGCATTTGTAGTGGTAAACAATTCTCAAAAAATTGAAGTAGTAAATCGTTATACAATGTTGCATGTTGCGAGTATTACAACAGGATTAAGTAATCCTAGATATATTGCTTTTTCAAATGGTAAAGGATATGTGACAAATTGGGGAGATGGTGGATCAAGTACAGATGATTATATTGCTGTTATAGATTTAAATACTTACACTGTTTCTTCAACAATTTCTGTTAGTGAAGGTCCAGAACGTATTATTTCAAATGGAACTAAACTATATGTAGCACATAAAGGAGGTTATGGAGAAGGAAATACAGTATCGGTAGTAAATTTATCAGATAATAATGTTACATCTATACCTGTTGGAGATATTCCAAATTCTTTAGAATTAATAGGAACCAATCTATATGTTTTATGTGGAGGAATTCCAAGTTGGTCAATAGTATCAGCAGAAACAACAGGAGAATTAGTCATAATAAATACATTAGATAATACAACTCAAAGAAAAGTTTTTTCGGGTATTGTGCATCCTTCTAATTTGTATTATGAATCAAATAACTTTTATTACACAGTAGATTCTAAGATATATAAAATGGGAATTAATGATACTTCATTACCTACAACTGAATTGTTTAATACGGTGAATCAAGGAGCTTATGGAGTGTATAGTCTTGCCGTTAATAATGGGAAAATTTACTTAGGAGATGCTAATGATTATTCTTCTAATGGAAAATTACATGTTTATTCTTTAACAGGAACTTTAATAAACAGCTTTGACGTTGGAGTTTCTCCAACAGGAATTTATTTTAATAATTAAAAAAACAAACAACATCCTTATTTAATATAGTATTAAAGGAATTTTAAATTAATATACAATGAAAAAAAATTACATTTTATCTCTTATAACTTTCTTAGTTGGTTTTCTTGGTTTTTCTCAATCTTATTTAGATGGTATTTTAGTTCTAAATGAAGGAAATTATGGAAGTAACGCAGCATCTGTTAGTTTTATGACAACCAATAATCAGGTTACAGGTGACATCTTTGGACTAGCGAATAATAATGATCCTTTGGGAGATGTTGCTCAGAGCATGAATTTTATTGATGATAAAGCTTATATTGTTCTAAATGGGTCAAGCGCTATAAAAGTTGTAAACTATGAAACGTTTGAAGTTTTAGCCACGATAGATCAAGGATTAACTAATCCGCGATATATAGCTTTTCATAATAATAAAGGATATGTAACATGTTGGGGAGATGGAAGTGTTACTACCGATGATTATTTAGCTGTTATCAATTTAACTACTAATTTGGTCGAATCTACTATACCAATGGCTGAAGGTGTTGAAACAATAGAAGTTATAAATGATAAACTTTATGTTGCACATCAAGGAGGTTATGGGTATGGAACAACAATATCTGTTGTTGAAATAAGCAATCAAAATGTTTCCTCAATTATAGTTGGAGATCTTCCAAGCTCAATGATAGTTAAAGATAATTTTTTATATGTATTATGTCGTGGATTACCAAGTTGGTCAGGACAAACAGAAACTACTGGGAAACTAGTAAAAATAGACCTGACAGATAATAGTATAGTAAGTGATTTACCATTTGATAATATTACACATCCATCACATTTAATTGCTGATGCAGATAATTTATACTACACAATTGGTTCAGATATTTTTAAAATGCCATTTACAAACACAACATTACCTACAACCTCTTTTATCACAACACCAGTAACAGATTATTTAGGAATTTATGGATTAGATTTAATTGATGATAAAATATATGTTGCAGATGCTAATGGATATGCGGCTACAGGATTTGCTCATATTTACAATGTAACAGGAGATTTTGTAATTACAAATACAGTTGAAAATATTCCAAATAATTTCTATAAATCTAAAGAAAGTAGCCTTGGTTTAGATAATAATCTAGCAAATACATCTTTTTCACTATATCCAAATCCTGCAACAACAACATTTTATATTAATTCAAATAAAAATGTAGCTGTTAAAATATTTGATTTAACAGGGAAAGTGGTGAAAACCCAACTATATAATACATCAGGAATTGATGTTTCAAACCTTGAGAAAGGAATTTATATTGTAGAAATAAACTCTGAAAACAAAAAGCAAATATCAAAACTGATTGTTAAATAAAAACAAATAGAAATGAGAAGAATTATTTTTTTAACTAGTCTTTTATTAATCGGATTAAACAGTTATTCGCAACTTTATCCACCAATAAATGGACAAATTGGCTCTACAGCAATTCATAAAAATAATTCTTCTTTTGTGGCTTGGGCAACCGAAGTCCAAGTTAATAGAGGTTATAAAAAAATATCTGATCCAACTTTAGGGTATGCTTCAACAGGTGAAAGTTCAAATGCTATTGGAATGCCTAATGGTGCTATTGTTAGTTTAGGAGATAGAGGAGAAGCAATTATTACATTTGATGTTCCCATAATTGATGGAAACGGATTCGATTTTGCTGTTTTTGAAAATGGAAGTATTAGTTATTTAGAATTAGCAATTGTAACAGTAAGTTCAGATGGTGTTAATTATTTTGGTTTTCAAACGCATAGTCAAACACAAACAAATACTCAAATAGGAACTTTTGAAACTCCACACGCAGAATATCTCAATAATATAGCAGGAAAGTATGAAGGAAATTACGGAACGCCATTTGATTTAAATGAAATACCTAATAACCCATTATTAGATAAAAACAATATAACTCATATTAAAATCACCGATGTAGTTGGAAGTATAGAAGCCCAATATGCTACTTATGATAGCTTTGGCAATGTAATAAATGATTCTTATCCAACAGCTTTTCAATCTGGAGGATTTGACTTGGATGCAGTTGGTGTAATAAATCAAAAAACATTAGGATTGAACGAATCTAATCTCCATTTATTTTCAATTTATCCGAATCCAGCAACTAATACTATATTCATAAAGTTAGAAGAACAAGCAGCTATTGTAATTTATGATTTATATGGAAGAAAAATAAAAAGCTATCCAAAAGGAAATTATACAACTGTAGATATTTCAAATTTGCCATCAGGAAGTTATTTAATAGAAGTATTAATTGATGATAAAAGAGAAATTAAGAAAATGATTATTCAATAAAAACAACCAAATAAATTTTAAAAAAAAATGAAAAAAACGTTACTTTTAATTACGCTATGCGTTGCAACAATTTCAAATGGACAATCTTATGCTCCTCCAGCAGGACAACCAGGCTCAACAGCTATTGCTGCAAGTAGCCCTTCCATAGTAGCTTGGGCTACAGGAGCAACAATTGTGAGAGGAAAACAAGATATCTCAAATCCGTCAAGTCCATTAGCTTCTTTTGGAACATCAAGTGATGCTTTAGGGGCACCAGTTGGAAGTACATTAGGTGTAGTAAGTCTTGGAGATGGTGGATCTGCAATTGTTACATTTGAACAACCAATTATTGATGGATCAGGTTATGATTTTGCTGTTTTTGAAAATAGCTTCTCAGATACCTTTTTAGAACTAGCATTTGTTGAGGTAAGCTCTGATGGGGTTAATTTCTTTAGATTTCCATCTCATAGTGAAACACAAACAGCAACTCAAATTGGAGGTTTTGGATCTGTTGATTGTAGATATATCCATAATTTAGCAGGAAAATATAAAATAAATTATGGTACACCATTTGACTTGTCAGAAGTGCCAAATAATGCATTATTAGATAAAAATAATGTTACGCATGTAAAAATTATTGACGTTGTAGGAAGTATAAATGCAGCTTACGCTTCCTATGATAGTTTTGGAAATAAAATAAACGATCCCTTTACAACTCCTTTCAATTCAAGTGGATTTGATTTAGATGCTGTAGGTGTTATAAATCAAGGCTCTAGTTTAAGAGTAATGTCTAAAAGTGAAAAAGAGGATATTGTTGAATTTTCAATGTATCCAAATCCAGCAAATGATGTTGTTTACATGAATTCTAACCAACAAACAGCAATTACTGTTTTTGATCTTTCAGGACGAATTGTGAAAAACCTACCTAAAGGAAATTACAATCAAATAATAGTATCAGATTTAAAATCAGGAATTTATATTTTTGAAGTTATTGTAAATAATGAGAAAATAACAAAAAGAATAATGATTAATTAAAAACAATCTTACTTTTTAAACATAAAAAACGTCTATAGCTATAAGTTATAGACGTTTTTTTTATAATTGTAGAATTATTTTAATAAAAAATCAGGCACCTTTTCTAAATACATTTCATTACCAAAAGGTTGTATGGATTTAACATCTCCAAAATGTTTGAAAGTATGTTCTGGCTGATTAATTGAAAAACGACCATTAACATCTACATAATTTAAAGCAGTATTTAGCAAAGGATCACTCTCTTCCCCAAGAACACCTAAATTATTTAAATCTTCTAATTGACTAATACTAGGTTGTAATCCATTTGTATAATCACTAAAATTATTTTTATTTGCTATCTTTAAAACAATAGGTTGCATCGCATAACGATGATTAGGATTTACATTTTGTTTTCTGAAATTTGGAGAATCATAAAGCGTAATAGAACCTACATTTTTACCTGTTGTAGCGTCTCCTATTTGTACTACGTTTATGTGCGGAGCTAATCCGTTAATAATTAATTCACTGGCAGATGCAGTTCTTTTTGAGGTCAACACATACAATTTGTCTAAATTTAAACTCTGAATACTCGAACCGTTACCTAAAGTAGTTGTAAAACGATTTAACAATTCTTCCGGATTATTATTATTAAATATATTTTGAATTTTATAATTCCATTGTTGTTTTCCAAATATTTCATTGTTAAACTGGCCAGTTATCATACTAGCAAGTCTTGTAGCAGTATCTACAGAACCACCAGAATTATAACGTAAATCTAATATTAAATGGCTAATTCCTTCTGAAGCAAAATAACCAAAAGCATTATTTAATTCTGTTTCATATTGAGAATAAAAACCATTATACATTAAATACCCTACTTTTTTAGTTCCAACAGTAAATGTTTTCTTTAAATATACAGGATTTTCTGAAAAAGCAGTTTTTGTAAGTGAAACAGTATTTCCATTTGAAGTAATATTTCCATTATCATAATCAGCTAAATTCAAAGTATAAGTATCATTGTTAAGAAGAGAGCGGTAATTATCAACAGTTAATGAGGTTCCATTTACAGCGTAGAAAAAATCTCCTCTTTGTATGTTTTTTGAAGCAGCATCAGAATTAGGTAAAATATATCTTATCCATCCAAATAATTCTGTTGAGCTACCTGTTTTGTAACGTAATTCATAGTCAACACCATTACTTTTTTGTGTTCCAGATAAAGTTTGTTCAAGTGCGTCGTAATCTGAAAAAATAACACTAAAACGATCAATTTGTCTATCAACCACTAAATGTTCAAATAAAGATTCTGGAGGTGAAAAAGAATTTAAAAAATTTTGATAATCACTATTTGTTGAAAAACGATTATCAACCAAATCAGGTGAATCTTCAAGCCAATAGTAATATTGATTTAATCCTTTCCAAATAAAATCATTTACACTTGTTCGTTGCGGATTATCATCAAAATCATCACTACAACTGAAAGTAATAAAGAGCGCTAGAAATAGGCTAGATAATAAATAAATTCTTTTTTTCATTAGTTAATGTTTTTTATTATTTGGGTTGAAATAATTAAATTATAATGAGCGTTTCTTCTTATTTATAGGACTTTAGCTCATTTTAGACCGAAAATTGTATTGATTAATAAAAATAGGTTTATTTTTTAATGTAACAAAATTAATTTACATTCGTCTGTATTTAAAACCAACTAAATAAAATGAAACAACAGGAGTTTATACATATCATTTCTCCTTTTAAAGATAAAATTTTTAGAATAGCAAAGAGGTTGTTAATAAGTATTGAAGAAGCAGAAGATGCAACTCAAGAAGTATTAGTTCGTTTGTGGAATAAAAATGATGGTCTATTAAAATATAATAGTGTAGAAGCTTTGGCAATGACAATTACAAAGAACTATTGTTTAGACCAGTTAAAATCAAAAAGGGCATCAAATTTGCAATTAGTACATAGTAATTATGGAGATAATTCAGCAGGAGTTGATAAACAAGTAGAAGATAAAGATAGTTGGAACTGGGTAGAGAAAATTATTGATGAACTACCAGAACAACAGAAAATTATCGTTCAAATGAGAGATGTAGAAGAATATGAATTTAGTGAAATTGCATCCATATTAGATATGAACGAAGCAACAGTTAGAGTAGCTCTTTCAAGAGCTAGAAAAGTGATAAGAGAGAAATTGTTAGAAAAACACAATCATGGAATTAAAGTTAGTTGAAATATTATTAGAAAAGTACCTAGAAGGTACATTAAGTATAGCAGAAGAGAAACAATTAAAGGCCTATTTTTCTTCTGAAGAAGTAGCATCACATTTGGTTCAGTATAAACCTTTGTTTTGTTATTTCGAAAATCAAAAAGAACAACAATATACTAAAGCCCTACCATTACAATCTAGAAAGCATTCATATGGGAAGTGGATAGGAGTAGCTGCTGTAATTGTTGCTTTTTTTGGAACAGTGGGATATTTTTATAATAATTCCTCAGATGTTGATTTAGGAACATATACTAATCCTGAAGAAGCATTTGTAGAAACACAAAAAGCCCTCGAAATGCTTTCTGAAGAAGTAAATAACGGAGTAGAAAGTGTTGTCATCTTAAAAGAGTATGAAAAAACAAAAAAAACAATTTTTAAATAATTAAGAAAATGAAAAAAATAATTTTAGGTATAGTATTTATGATGTTTGCATCAGTAGGATTTTCTCAATCAACATTTGATAAATATGAAGATAGCGATGTAGTAAAAACAATCATTGTGAACAAGAAGATGTTTGAGTTAATGGGGAAAATTGAAGTTGATGCAAAAGGAACCGAAAAGCAATTTATAGAACTAGTTAAAAAATTAGATAATTTAAAGGTATTTATGACAGGAAATGTAAAAGTAGCTAGTGATATGAAAGGAACTGTTGCAAGCTATTTAAAATCAAACCCTCTTGAAGAATTAATGAGAATTAGTGATGGCGGAAAAAAAGTTAATATTTATGTAAAATCAGGAGCTTCAGCTAATATCGTTAAAGAATTATTAATGTTTATAGAATCTCCTGAAGATAAAGAAAATCAAGCAATTGTTCTATCTTTAACTGGGAATTTTAACTTAGATGAAATTTCAGCATTAACTGAGAAGATGAATCTTCCTGGAGGAAATGAATTGAAAAAAGCATCTAAAAAATAGAAAAATGAAAAAAATTATATTAGGTATAATGGCAATTGTATTGTTTAGTTGTAACAATAAAGGAAGTTTACAGAAATATTTCGTAGAAAACTCTGAATCTTCAAACTTTATCTCTTTAGATGTTACACCTTCAATAATTAATACAGAGAAATTAACATTGTCTCAAAAAGATAAAGAAACACTAAGCTCTTTTGAAAAGATGAATATTTTGGCTTTTAAGAAAGATTCATTAAATGTAAAAGTTTATGATGTAGAGAAAGAAAAAGTTAAAGGATTACTTAAAGATGAAGCATATCAAGAACTTTTAAAGATAGGTTCAGGAAGTGAAGGAGGAGCGCTTTATTATGTAGGTGATGAAGAAAAGATTAATGAATTTGTACTATTTGCAAATAGTAAAGAAAACGGATTTGCAGTAGTTAGAATCTTAGGTGATGATATGAATCCTACGCGGATTATGAACTTGATTAGCTTAATTAATAAATCAGACGTGAAGCTAGATGAATTTAAGGCATTGCAAAATATGTTGAAATAAAAAAAGCCCAGTTTTGGGCTTTTTTTATTGGAATAAAGTAAAAATAATTGTCAATATAATTTTAAAATTATACGTAAACAGAATTTCAACGGGTTTAACTTTTTATAGTTGAACCCGTTTTTTAAATATAGTTAAGTATCAACTCCAAATTTTGTATCGAGATTGTCCACTTTGTTAGTGATTTATATTAACTAATTTTTAATACACAAAACATACTAATTAGTATGTTTTGTGTATTTTTGTAAAATAACTAATCAATTAAGCAATGCAAGATAATTTTACACAATTAGGGATTTTGAATAAAAATGAAATTTCAAGATTTAAGATTTCACTTATAAAGTCTACATTAAATGAAAATATAAAGAGAGTTTTAACTCAATTAGGGTTGAATTCGTATGCTAAATTTAACTTTAACGATTTGACAATTCCAGATTCAAAATTAGCGCTGTTAGCTATCGAGGAAGCAAATGATATCTATAATCCTATTCTTTTAAAACATTGTTATCGAACTTTTTTTTGGAGTGCAGGAATAGCAATTTCTGAAGGAATAAAAACAGACAATGAATTATTATTTATATCCTCTATTTTACACGATTCAGGATTAACAGATAAACACAATCATATTTGCAGTCAACAATGTTTTGCTAATTATGGTGGAGACTATGCTAAAAATTTTGTTCTGAAAAATGGGATGGATACTAATAATGCAAATCTTGTAAAAAAAGCTATTGATTTGCATTTATATCCTAATGTAGATAAAGTGAAATTTGGAAATGAAGCTTATTTGTTATCAAAAGGAGCTGCTATGGATGTTATTGGGTCTCATTATTTTCAACTTCCAAATGAATTTATTAAAGCTACTCATAAGAAATATTCAAGAATTGATTTTAAAGATGATATTATACAAACTATAGAAGAGTTGAAACATAAAGAAAATACAAGAGCAGATATACTTTATAAAATGGGATTTAATAAATTAGCGAATAAAAATAGATTAGATACTAATTTTTAATTATTAATATTTTTTCATGACAAAAGCATCAAATACAAGATATACAATACTT
It includes:
- a CDS encoding S41 family peptidase → MKKRIYLLSSLFLALFITFSCSDDFDDNPQRTSVNDFIWKGLNQYYYWLEDSPDLVDNRFSTNSDYQNFLNSFSPPESLFEHLVVDRQIDRFSVIFSDYDALEQTLSGTQKSNGVDYELRYKTGSSTELFGWIRYILPNSDAASKNIQRGDFFYAVNGTSLTVDNYRSLLNNDTYTLNLADYDNGNITSNGNTVSLTKTAFSENPVYLKKTFTVGTKKVGYLMYNGFYSQYETELNNAFGYFASEGISHLILDLRYNSGGSVDTATRLASMITGQFNNEIFGKQQWNYKIQNIFNNNNPEELLNRFTTTLGNGSSIQSLNLDKLYVLTSKRTASASELIINGLAPHINVVQIGDATTGKNVGSITLYDSPNFRKQNVNPNHRYAMQPIVLKIANKNNFSDYTNGLQPSISQLEDLNNLGVLGEESDPLLNTALNYVDVNGRFSINQPEHTFKHFGDVKSIQPFGNEMYLEKVPDFLLK
- a CDS encoding RNA polymerase sigma factor; the protein is MKQQEFIHIISPFKDKIFRIAKRLLISIEEAEDATQEVLVRLWNKNDGLLKYNSVEALAMTITKNYCLDQLKSKRASNLQLVHSNYGDNSAGVDKQVEDKDSWNWVEKIIDELPEQQKIIVQMRDVEEYEFSEIASILDMNEATVRVALSRARKVIREKLLEKHNHGIKVS
- a CDS encoding DUF4252 domain-containing protein, with product MKKIILGIVFMMFASVGFSQSTFDKYEDSDVVKTIIVNKKMFELMGKIEVDAKGTEKQFIELVKKLDNLKVFMTGNVKVASDMKGTVASYLKSNPLEELMRISDGGKKVNIYVKSGASANIVKELLMFIESPEDKENQAIVLSLTGNFNLDEISALTEKMNLPGGNELKKASKK
- a CDS encoding DUF4252 domain-containing protein; its protein translation is MKKIILGIMAIVLFSCNNKGSLQKYFVENSESSNFISLDVTPSIINTEKLTLSQKDKETLSSFEKMNILAFKKDSLNVKVYDVEKEKVKGLLKDEAYQELLKIGSGSEGGALYYVGDEEKINEFVLFANSKENGFAVVRILGDDMNPTRIMNLISLINKSDVKLDEFKALQNMLK
- a CDS encoding HD domain-containing protein, translating into MQDNFTQLGILNKNEISRFKISLIKSTLNENIKRVLTQLGLNSYAKFNFNDLTIPDSKLALLAIEEANDIYNPILLKHCYRTFFWSAGIAISEGIKTDNELLFISSILHDSGLTDKHNHICSQQCFANYGGDYAKNFVLKNGMDTNNANLVKKAIDLHLYPNVDKVKFGNEAYLLSKGAAMDVIGSHYFQLPNEFIKATHKKYSRIDFKDDIIQTIEELKHKENTRADILYKMGFNKLANKNRLDTNF